One Dioscorea cayenensis subsp. rotundata cultivar TDr96_F1 chromosome 15, TDr96_F1_v2_PseudoChromosome.rev07_lg8_w22 25.fasta, whole genome shotgun sequence genomic region harbors:
- the LOC120276734 gene encoding probable 1-deoxy-D-xylulose-5-phosphate synthase 2, chloroplastic, with product MSSLVAQMACNAVASQLFSSPCSSFNARKKFRVRADSESTGKKTMIRKDKNGWNIEFSREKPPTPLLDTINYPIHMKNLSSQDLEQLAAELRADIVHTVADSGGHLSSSLGVVELTVALHHVFNTPEDKIIWDVGHQAYSHKVLTGRRSRMHTIRQTSGLAGFPKRDESVYDAFGVGHSSTSISAGLGMAVARDLLGKKNHVVAVIGDGAMTAGQAYEAMNNTGFLDSNLIVVLNDNKQVSLPTATLDGPALPVGALSSALTKLQASKKFRKLREAAKSITKQIGGPTHEVAAKVDEYARGMVSSSGSSLFEELGLYYIGPVDGHNVQDLVTIFQKVKAMPAPGPVLIHVVTEKGKGYPPAEAADDKMHGVVKFDPKTGKQFKSKSPTLAYTQYFANALIKEAEADEKIVAIHAAMGGGTGLNHFQKKFPDRCFDVGIAEQHAVTFAAGLAAEGLKPFCAIYSSFLQRGYDQVAHDVDLQKLPVRFALDRAGLVGADGPTHCGAFDITYMACLPNMVVMAPSDEAELLHMVATAAAIDDRPSCFRFPRGCGVGVPLPLDSKGTPLEIGKGRILMEGSRVAILGYGSIVQTCIKAAKSLINHGIAITLADARFCKPLDTELIRRLANEHEILITIEEGSVGGFGSHVCHFLSLNGLLDRNLKLRSMVLPDRYINHGSPHDQIEEAGLSSKHIAATVLSLLGRSKEAFQLH from the exons ATGTCTTCTTTGGTAGCTCAAATGGCATGCAATGCGGTGGCTTCTCAGCTTTTCAGCAGTCCTTGCTCCAGCTTCAATGCCAGGAAGAAG TTCCGAGTACGAGCTGATAGTGAGAGCACTGGGAAGAAGACGATGATAAGGAAGGATAAGAATGGTTGGAATATTGAATTCTCCAGGGAGAAGCCACCTACTCCTCTACTTGACACAATCAACTATCCAATCCATATGAAGAATTTGAGTTCTCAG GATTTGGAGCAATTGGCTGCAGAGCTGAGAGCTGACATAGTGCACACAGTGGCTGACAGTGGTGGGCATCTCAGTTCTAGTCTTGGTGTTGTGGAGCTCACTGTTGCTCTTCATCATGTCTTTAACACTCCTGAGGATAAGATCATTTGGGATGTTGGTCACCAG GCATATTCACATAAAGTCTTGACTGGAAGAAGGTCTAGAATGCACACCATTAGACAAACTTCAGGGCTTGCTGGGTTTCCCAAGAGGGATGAGAGTGTTTATGATGCATTTGGAGTTGGTCATAGCTCAACCAGCATTTCTGCTGGCCTTG GAATGGCAGTGGCAAGAGATTTGTTAGGGAAGAAGAACCATGTTGTGGCTGTGATTGGAGATGGAGCCATGACTGCAGGGCAAGCATATGAGGCTATGAACAACACTGGGTTCTTGGATTCCAACCTCATTGttgttttaaatgataacaaacaGGTGTCTTTGCCAACCGCTACCCTTGATGGCCCTGCTTTGCCTGTCGGTGCTCTTAGCAGTGCTCTGACCAAACTGCAGGCCAGTAAAAAGTTTCGCAAGCTCCGCGAAGCTGCCAAG AGTATCACAAAGCAGATTGGAGGACCAACTCATGAAGTTGCAGCAAAGGTGGATGAGTATGCAAGGGGAATGGTGAGCTCCTCAGGGTCTTCATTGTTTGAGGAGCTCGGTTTATATTACATCGGCCCGGTGGACGGGCATAATGTCCAAGATTTAGTAACAATCTTCCAAAAGGTTAAGGCCATGCCTGCTCCAGGACCTGTTCTTATCCACGTTGTAACAGAGAAAGGGAAGGGATATCCTCCTGCTGAGGCTGCCGATGATAAAATGCATG gAGTTGTTAAGTTTGATCCTAAGACTGGGAAGCAATTCAAATCCAAGTCACCCACTCTTGCATACACTCAGTATTTTGCAAATGCTCTTATTAAAGAAGCAGAAGCCGATGAGAAAATTGTAGCTATTCATGCTGCCATGGGTGGAGGCACAGGCCTCAATCATTTCCAGAAGAAATTTCCAGACAGATGCTTTGATGTTGGAATTGCTGAGCAACATGCTGTCACATTTGCTGCTGGTTTGGCTGCTGAAGGCCTCAAGCCTTTCTGTGCAATTTACTCATCTTTCCTTCAACGAGGTTATGATCAG GTTGCGCATGATGTGGACCTGCAAAAACTTCCGGTGCGCTTTGCGCTAGATAGAGCCGGGCTTGTCGGGGCTGATGGACCAACACACTGTGGAGCTTTCGATATCACATATATGGCGTGTTTGCCGAACATGGTTGTCATGGCACCTTCAGATGAAGCTGAGCTACTGCACATGGTGGCTACTGCAGCGGCCATTGATGACAGGCCTAGCTGCTTCAGATTTCCGAGAGGATGCGGAGTTGGTGTTCCCCTTCCTCTTGACAGTAAAGGCACTCCCCTTGAG ATTGGAAAAGGGAGGATTCTAATGGAAGGCAGCAGAGTTGCCATTCTTGGATATGGTTCAATAGTCCAAACATGCATTAAAGCTGCCAAATCTCTTATAAACCATGGCATTGCAATCACACTTGCTGATGCTCGGTTTTGCAAACCTCTTGATACTGAACTTATAAGAAGATTAGCAAATGAGCATGAGATCCTGATTACTATCGAAGAAGGTTCAGTCGGAGGCTTTGGTTCTCATGTGTGCCATTTCTTAAGTTTAAATGGACTTCTTGATCGAAACCTCAAG TTGAGATCAATGGTGCTTCCAGACCGATACATCAACCATGGATCACCTCATGATCAGATCGAAGAAGCCGGGCTTTCGTCCAAACACATTGCGGCGACGGTGCTTTCTCTTTTGGGGAGATCAAAGGAGGCATTTCAACTTCATTGA